The Devosia sp. YIM 151766 genome includes a region encoding these proteins:
- a CDS encoding cytochrome c biogenesis protein CcdA, with product MEFSLPLVIGAGILSFLSPCVLPLVPPYLTYMSGASYDQLRAESATIGGRLQLRVAVTSIFFILGFSVVFVTLGATATAFGQVFRQLLPILTPIAGVVIIAMGLHFLGVYRIGFLDRQLRHNGPGVASGPLGGFLLGLAFAIGWTPCIGPVLAAILSVAASRDTAWEGASLLGLYSLGLGIPFFLAGIAVGPFLTFFQGFKKHLGLVEKIMGGILVVTGLLFLTGNFTRISYWFLETFPVLATFG from the coding sequence TTGGAATTTTCCCTGCCTCTGGTCATCGGTGCGGGCATATTGAGTTTTCTCAGCCCCTGCGTGCTGCCTCTGGTGCCGCCCTATCTCACCTATATGAGCGGGGCGAGTTACGACCAATTGCGTGCCGAATCCGCCACGATCGGCGGGCGCTTGCAGCTGCGGGTGGCCGTTACCTCAATCTTCTTCATTCTCGGCTTCTCGGTGGTGTTCGTTACCCTGGGCGCCACCGCCACGGCTTTCGGGCAAGTCTTCCGCCAGCTCCTGCCGATCCTGACGCCGATTGCCGGCGTGGTCATCATCGCTATGGGCCTGCATTTCCTGGGCGTCTATCGCATCGGCTTTCTTGACCGCCAATTGCGGCATAACGGGCCGGGCGTGGCTTCGGGGCCGTTGGGCGGGTTCCTGCTCGGTCTTGCCTTCGCCATTGGCTGGACGCCCTGTATCGGGCCGGTCCTGGCGGCGATCCTGTCCGTTGCCGCCAGCCGCGATACCGCGTGGGAAGGGGCGTCGCTGCTCGGGCTCTATTCGCTGGGCCTCGGCATTCCGTTCTTCCTCGCCGGCATCGCCGTTGGTCCGTTCCTCACCTTCTTCCAGGGGTTCAAGAAGCATCTCGGCCTGGTCGAGAAGATCATGGGCGGGATTTTGGTGGTGACGGGCCTGTTGTTCCTTACCGGCAATTTCACCCGCATCTCCTACTGGTTCCTCGAAACCTTCCCGGTTCTCGCAACCTTCGGCTAA
- the rpe gene encoding ribulose-phosphate 3-epimerase has translation MPTRPLRIAPSILSADFARLGDEVKAIVDAGADYIHVDVMDGHFVPNISFGAPVMQSVRGVTDKIFDVHLMIAPVDPYLADFANAGADIITVHAEAGPHLHRSLQAIRAMGKKAGVALNPATPVAAIQHVIDDCDLVLVMSVNPGFGGQSFIPESLNKISQARALIGGRAIDLEVDGGVSAENARAIVAAGANVLVAGSAIYAGNDAATYAGRIKAIRDAATGLLV, from the coding sequence ATGCCTACCCGTCCGCTCCGCATTGCGCCGTCCATCCTCTCCGCCGATTTCGCGCGGCTGGGCGATGAGGTGAAGGCGATTGTCGACGCCGGTGCCGATTATATTCACGTCGACGTGATGGACGGGCATTTCGTGCCCAATATCTCTTTCGGCGCCCCGGTGATGCAATCGGTGCGTGGCGTTACCGATAAAATATTCGACGTGCATCTGATGATCGCGCCCGTCGATCCTTATCTGGCCGATTTCGCCAATGCCGGGGCCGATATCATTACCGTCCATGCCGAGGCCGGCCCGCATCTGCACCGCTCATTGCAGGCCATCCGCGCCATGGGCAAGAAGGCCGGCGTAGCGCTCAATCCCGCGACCCCGGTTGCTGCGATCCAGCATGTCATCGACGATTGCGACCTGGTTCTGGTCATGAGCGTCAATCCCGGCTTTGGCGGACAGAGCTTCATTCCCGAAAGCCTCAACAAGATCAGCCAGGCCAGGGCGCTGATCGGCGGCCGCGCCATCGATCTCGAGGTCGATGGCGGCGTAAGCGCCGAGAACGCGCGCGCCATCGTCGCGGCGGGAGCCAATGTGCTGGTGGCCGGATCGGCGATCTATGCAGGCAATGATGCCGCCACCTATGCCGGCCGGATCAAGGCCATACGCGATGCGGCCACGGGGCTGCTGGTCTAG
- the purB gene encoding adenylosuccinate lyase, which yields MIPRYSRPEMVANWSAENRFAIWFEIEAHATSKLAELGVVPKESADKIWDVMNARKAELGDYGFDVERIDEIERTTKHDVIAFLTHLSEIVGPDARFVHQGMTSSDILDTTLSVQLRNAADILLADIDALLAALKRRAYEHKHTITIGRSHGIHAEPTTFGIKLAQAYAEFSRNRGRLVAARDDIATCAISGAIGSFANIDPQVEIYVAEKLGLAIEPVSTQVIPRDRHAMFFVTLGVIASSIERVAVEIRHLQRTEVLEAEEYFSPGQKGSSAMPHKRNPVLTENLTGLARLVRGMAVPALENVALWHERDISHSSVERMIGPDATITLDFALARLTGVIDKLVVYPENMRKNLDLLGGLHNSQRVLLALTQAGYSREDSYAAVQRNAMKVWEHRGDRTGLFAQNLKDDPQVTLSDAQIDAMFDDGYHLKHVDTIFARVFDE from the coding sequence ATGATTCCGCGCTATTCCCGTCCTGAAATGGTGGCCAATTGGTCGGCCGAAAATCGCTTCGCCATCTGGTTCGAGATCGAGGCGCATGCCACCTCCAAGCTGGCCGAATTGGGCGTGGTGCCCAAGGAAAGCGCCGACAAGATCTGGGACGTCATGAACGCCCGCAAGGCGGAACTGGGCGATTACGGTTTCGACGTGGAACGGATCGACGAGATCGAGCGCACCACCAAGCACGACGTCATCGCCTTTCTGACGCATCTGTCGGAAATCGTCGGGCCCGATGCCCGCTTCGTGCATCAGGGCATGACATCGTCGGACATTCTCGACACCACGCTCTCGGTGCAACTGCGGAACGCCGCCGATATTCTGCTGGCCGATATCGACGCATTGCTGGCCGCGCTCAAGAGGCGCGCCTATGAGCACAAGCACACCATCACCATCGGCCGCAGCCACGGCATTCATGCCGAGCCGACCACTTTCGGGATCAAGCTGGCCCAGGCCTATGCCGAATTTTCCCGCAACCGGGGCCGGCTGGTGGCGGCGCGCGACGACATCGCCACCTGCGCCATTTCAGGGGCCATTGGCAGCTTCGCCAATATCGATCCGCAGGTAGAAATCTATGTGGCCGAGAAGCTGGGGCTCGCCATCGAGCCGGTGTCCACGCAGGTGATCCCGCGCGACCGCCATGCCATGTTCTTCGTCACTTTGGGCGTCATCGCCAGCTCCATCGAACGCGTCGCCGTCGAGATCAGGCATTTGCAGCGCACCGAAGTGCTGGAGGCCGAGGAATATTTCTCGCCCGGCCAGAAAGGCTCCTCGGCCATGCCGCATAAGCGCAATCCGGTGCTGACGGAAAACCTCACCGGCCTGGCGCGCCTCGTCCGCGGCATGGCGGTTCCGGCGCTGGAAAACGTGGCGCTGTGGCACGAGCGCGATATTTCGCATTCCTCGGTCGAACGCATGATCGGGCCGGACGCGACCATCACCCTGGATTTCGCACTGGCCCGTCTCACCGGCGTCATCGACAAGCTGGTGGTCTATCCCGAGAACATGCGCAAGAATCTCGACCTGCTCGGCGGACTGCACAATTCGCAGCGCGTGCTGCTGGCGCTGACCCAGGCCGGCTATAGCCGCGAGGATTCCTATGCGGCGGTGCAGCGCAACGCCATGAAAGTCTGGGAGCATCGGGGCGACCGCACCGGCCTTTTTGCCCAGAACCTCAAGGACGACCCGCAAGTGACTCTGTCCGATGCCCAAATCGACGCCATGTTCGACGACGGCTATCACTTGAAGCATGTCGACACCATTTTCGCCCGGGTTTTCGACGAATGA
- a CDS encoding alpha/beta fold hydrolase — translation MRIAEAEILILPGLGNSGPGHWQVRWAEKMSTAAIVEQADWHEPDPDDWADTIVKAVELASRPVVLVAHSLGCIAVARAAARLADGKVRGALLVAPPDLERANLPDELLDFLPICREPLPFPSLLVASSTDPYCALERGADLAAAWGSDFHQAGAAGHINVASGHGPWPEGLLMFTRLMQRL, via the coding sequence ATGAGAATTGCCGAGGCCGAAATCCTGATCCTGCCCGGCCTGGGCAATTCCGGGCCGGGACATTGGCAGGTCCGCTGGGCCGAAAAAATGTCCACCGCCGCGATCGTCGAGCAGGCCGACTGGCACGAGCCCGATCCCGACGATTGGGCAGACACCATCGTCAAGGCGGTGGAACTGGCATCCAGGCCGGTGGTTCTGGTCGCTCATTCCCTCGGCTGCATTGCCGTGGCCAGGGCAGCGGCCAGGCTGGCGGATGGCAAGGTGAGAGGGGCATTGCTGGTGGCGCCGCCCGATCTCGAACGCGCCAATCTGCCCGACGAGCTGCTCGATTTCCTGCCAATATGCCGCGAGCCCCTGCCCTTCCCCTCGCTGCTCGTCGCCTCTTCCACCGATCCCTATTGCGCGCTGGAGCGCGGCGCCGATCTGGCTGCGGCCTGGGGTTCGGACTTTCATCAGGCGGGCGCTGCCGGCCATATCAACGTGGCTTCCGGCCACGGCCCCTGGCCCGAGGGCCTGCTGATGTTCACGCGGCTGATGCAGCGTCTCTAA
- a CDS encoding DUF1476 domain-containing protein yields the protein MSQFEDRQKGQEAKFAFDAEKKFKAEARRNKLLGLWVAELLGLSGDAANSYAAEVVAADFAKPGDSDVFEKVSGDLKAKGVALDDAAIRAKMDQLAGVANEQVAAEG from the coding sequence ATGAGCCAGTTTGAAGATCGGCAGAAGGGCCAGGAAGCCAAGTTTGCCTTCGACGCCGAAAAGAAATTCAAGGCCGAGGCGCGCCGCAACAAGCTTCTGGGCCTGTGGGTTGCCGAACTGCTGGGTCTGTCCGGCGATGCCGCCAATAGCTATGCCGCCGAGGTCGTGGCCGCCGATTTCGCCAAGCCGGGCGATAGCGACGTGTTCGAGAAGGTTTCGGGCGATCTCAAGGCCAAGGGCGTCGCCCTGGATGACGCCGCCATCCGCGCCAAGATGGATCAACTGGCCGGCGTGGCCAATGAGCAGGTCGCCGCCGAAGGCTGA
- the purC gene encoding phosphoribosylaminoimidazolesuccinocarboxamide synthase yields MNRRRKIYEGKAKILFEGPEPGTLVQYFKDDATAGNGARHEVIDGKGVLNNRISEFIFAKLNDLGIPTHFLRRINMREQLIKEVEIIPLEIIVRNYAAGSLAKRLGLEPGTRLPRSIIEFCYKDDALGDPMVSEEHITAFGWANPAELDDIMSLAVRINDFLTGLFMGVGIQLVDFKIEVGRLYEGDLMRIVLADEISPDNCRLWDIKTRNKLDKDRFRENLGGLVESYREVAQRLGILVENDNALTTGPRLVQ; encoded by the coding sequence ATGAACCGTCGACGCAAAATCTATGAGGGCAAGGCCAAGATCCTGTTCGAGGGTCCCGAGCCGGGCACTCTGGTGCAATACTTCAAGGACGACGCCACTGCCGGCAACGGCGCCCGCCACGAAGTGATCGACGGCAAGGGCGTGTTGAACAACCGGATTTCCGAGTTCATCTTCGCCAAGCTCAACGATCTGGGCATCCCGACGCATTTCCTGCGCCGCATCAATATGCGCGAGCAATTGATCAAGGAAGTCGAGATCATCCCGCTCGAGATCATCGTGCGCAATTACGCCGCCGGTTCGCTGGCCAAGCGCCTGGGGCTCGAACCCGGCACCCGCCTGCCCCGCTCGATCATCGAGTTCTGCTACAAGGACGACGCGCTCGGCGACCCGATGGTCTCCGAAGAGCACATCACCGCTTTCGGCTGGGCCAATCCCGCCGAGCTCGACGACATCATGAGCCTCGCTGTCCGCATCAACGACTTCCTGACCGGCCTGTTCATGGGCGTCGGCATCCAATTGGTGGATTTCAAGATCGAGGTCGGCCGGCTCTATGAAGGCGATCTGATGCGCATCGTGCTGGCCGACGAGATCAGCCCGGACAATTGCCGTCTGTGGGACATCAAGACCCGCAACAAGCTCGACAAGGACCGTTTCCGCGAAAATCTCGGCGGCCTGGTCGAGAGCTATCGCGAAGTGGCCCAGCGCCTCGGCATCCTCGTGGAAAATGACAATGCGCTGACCACAGGTCCGCGCCTGGTCCAGTAA
- the purS gene encoding phosphoribosylformylglycinamidine synthase subunit PurS encodes MKARVIVTLKNGVLDPQGQAIEGSLASLGFGGVAGVRQGKVFDLEIEGTDVETARFQITAMCEKLLANTVIENFAIEISN; translated from the coding sequence ATGAAAGCGCGCGTCATCGTCACGCTCAAGAATGGCGTTCTCGATCCGCAGGGGCAGGCCATCGAGGGCTCGCTCGCCAGCCTGGGTTTCGGCGGCGTCGCCGGCGTCAGGCAGGGAAAAGTGTTCGATCTGGAGATCGAAGGAACCGACGTGGAGACCGCGCGTTTTCAGATCACAGCGATGTGCGAAAAGCTCCTCGCCAATACCGTGATCGAAAACTTCGCGATCGAAATTTCAAATTAA
- the purQ gene encoding phosphoribosylformylglycinamidine synthase subunit PurQ, with protein MKAAVIVFPGLNRDRDMIAALTKIGGATPAIVWHQDADIPDVDLIVIPGGFSYGDYLRCGAIAARSPIMDKLRERAARGVKVLGVCNGFQILIEAGLLPGALMRNMSLKFVCREIKLEVVNAETDFTRGYATGQIIRCPVAHHDGNYFTDAETLKRIEGEGQVAFRYAGGTNPNGSLNDIAGVLNQQKNVLGLMPHPENLIEAAHGGDDGRALFAAALQQVA; from the coding sequence ATGAAGGCCGCCGTCATCGTGTTTCCGGGACTCAATCGCGACCGCGACATGATCGCGGCGCTGACCAAGATCGGCGGCGCCACGCCCGCCATCGTCTGGCATCAGGATGCCGATATTCCAGATGTCGACCTCATCGTCATTCCGGGCGGCTTCTCCTATGGCGATTACCTCCGCTGCGGCGCCATCGCCGCGCGCTCGCCCATCATGGACAAGCTGCGCGAACGCGCCGCCAGGGGCGTCAAGGTGCTGGGCGTCTGCAATGGCTTCCAGATCCTGATCGAAGCCGGCCTGCTGCCGGGCGCGCTGATGCGCAATATGTCGCTGAAATTCGTCTGCCGCGAGATCAAGTTGGAAGTGGTCAACGCCGAAACCGATTTTACGCGCGGCTATGCCACGGGCCAGATCATCCGCTGCCCCGTGGCCCATCACGATGGCAATTACTTCACCGACGCCGAGACGCTGAAGCGGATCGAAGGCGAAGGCCAGGTGGCGTTCCGCTATGCCGGGGGCACCAATCCCAATGGCTCGCTCAACGACATTGCCGGCGTGCTCAACCAGCAAAAGAACGTGCTCGGCCTGATGCCGCATCCGGAAAACCTGATCGAAGCCGCCCATGGCGGCGACGATGGCCGGGCGCTGTTTGCCGCCGCGCTGCAACAGGTCGCCTGA
- the purL gene encoding phosphoribosylformylglycinamidine synthase subunit PurL has protein sequence MTFRNDIAITPDLIASHGLKPDEYQKILDLIGREPTYTELGIFSAMWNEHCSYKSSKKWLRTLPTKGPRVIQGPGENAGVVDIGDGQAVVFKMESHNHPSFIEPYQGAATGMGGILRDVFTMGARPVAAMNALRFGAPDHEKTRHLVSGVVAGIGGYGNAFGVPTVGGEVEFDARYNGNILVNAFAAGLADTDKIFYSEAKGVGLPVVYLGAKTGRDGVGGATMASAEFGDDIEEKRPTVQVGDPFTEKRLLEACLELMATGAVIAIQDMGAAGLTCSAVEMGAKGDLGIELDLDQVPVREERMTAYEMMLSESQERMLMVLHPDKEAVARKVFEKWELDFATVGKTTDDLRFRVFWQGEEVANLPIKELGDEAPEYDRPWIEPQAPAPLAKADVPQMDIAEALLALIGGHQCASRRWVYEQYDTLIQGNTMQRPGGDAGVIRVDRAENKGLAFASDVTPRYCEANPFEGGKQAVAECWRNLTATGAEPLAATDNLNFGNPERPEIMGQLIKAIEGIGEACRALDFPIVSGNVSLYNETNGQGILPTPTIGGVGLLPEWNQSVGIGFVAENQPILLVGGPAERGTHLGQSIYLRDLFDRRDGDAPHVDLAAEKKTGDFVRKLIRSGVVTACHDLSDGGLGIALAEMAIAGGIGAIVTDVDGNDPVLTFFGEDQGRYLVTLNLDPQGDEIAALWKEAESLGIYAPWIGTTGGNTLILGGAKPVAVAALAQAHEDWFPRYMNG, from the coding sequence ATGACCTTCCGCAACGACATCGCTATTACCCCCGACCTCATCGCCAGCCATGGATTGAAGCCGGACGAGTACCAGAAGATCCTCGATCTGATCGGACGTGAGCCGACCTATACCGAGCTCGGCATCTTCTCGGCCATGTGGAACGAGCATTGCTCCTATAAAAGCTCGAAGAAATGGCTGCGCACCCTGCCGACCAAGGGACCGCGCGTCATCCAGGGCCCCGGCGAGAATGCCGGCGTCGTCGATATCGGCGATGGCCAGGCCGTGGTGTTCAAGATGGAATCGCACAACCATCCCAGCTTCATCGAGCCCTATCAGGGCGCGGCGACCGGCATGGGCGGCATCCTGCGCGACGTCTTCACCATGGGCGCGCGGCCGGTCGCGGCGATGAACGCGCTGCGTTTCGGCGCGCCTGACCATGAAAAGACCCGTCACCTGGTGTCCGGCGTGGTGGCCGGCATCGGCGGTTATGGCAACGCTTTCGGCGTGCCGACCGTTGGCGGCGAGGTCGAGTTCGACGCCCGCTATAACGGCAATATCCTGGTCAATGCCTTCGCGGCGGGTCTGGCCGATACCGACAAGATTTTCTATTCCGAAGCCAAGGGCGTCGGCTTGCCGGTGGTCTATCTCGGCGCCAAGACCGGGCGCGACGGCGTCGGCGGCGCCACCATGGCCTCGGCAGAATTCGGCGACGATATCGAGGAAAAGCGTCCCACCGTTCAGGTCGGCGACCCCTTCACCGAAAAGCGCCTGCTCGAAGCCTGCCTGGAACTCATGGCCACCGGCGCGGTGATCGCCATTCAGGACATGGGCGCGGCGGGCCTGACCTGTTCGGCGGTCGAAATGGGCGCCAAGGGCGATCTCGGCATCGAGCTCGATCTGGACCAGGTGCCGGTGCGCGAGGAGCGCATGACCGCCTATGAGATGATGCTTTCCGAGAGCCAGGAACGCATGCTGATGGTGCTGCATCCGGACAAGGAAGCCGTGGCCCGCAAAGTGTTCGAAAAGTGGGAACTGGACTTCGCCACTGTCGGCAAGACCACCGACGACCTGCGCTTCCGCGTCTTCTGGCAGGGCGAGGAAGTCGCCAATCTGCCAATCAAGGAACTGGGCGACGAGGCCCCGGAATATGATCGTCCCTGGATCGAGCCCCAGGCGCCCGCGCCGCTGGCCAAGGCCGACGTGCCGCAGATGGACATTGCCGAGGCGCTGCTGGCGCTGATCGGCGGCCACCAATGCGCGTCGCGCCGCTGGGTCTATGAGCAATATGACACCCTCATCCAGGGCAACACCATGCAGCGCCCGGGCGGCGATGCCGGCGTGATCCGCGTCGACCGCGCCGAGAACAAGGGCCTCGCCTTCGCCTCCGACGTCACCCCGCGCTATTGCGAAGCCAATCCTTTCGAGGGCGGCAAGCAGGCCGTTGCCGAGTGCTGGCGCAACCTGACAGCGACCGGCGCCGAGCCGCTGGCCGCCACCGACAACCTCAATTTCGGCAATCCCGAACGCCCCGAAATCATGGGCCAACTGATCAAGGCCATCGAAGGCATCGGCGAGGCCTGCCGGGCGCTGGATTTCCCCATCGTCTCCGGAAATGTCTCGCTCTACAACGAAACCAATGGCCAGGGCATCCTGCCCACGCCCACCATTGGCGGCGTCGGCCTGCTGCCCGAATGGAACCAGAGCGTCGGCATCGGCTTCGTCGCCGAAAACCAGCCGATCCTGCTTGTCGGCGGTCCCGCCGAGCGCGGCACCCATCTGGGCCAGTCGATCTATCTGCGCGACCTGTTCGACCGCCGCGACGGCGACGCCCCCCATGTCGATCTCGCAGCCGAGAAAAAGACCGGCGACTTCGTCCGCAAGCTCATCCGCTCCGGCGTCGTCACCGCCTGCCACGACCTGTCCGATGGCGGTCTGGGCATCGCCCTGGCGGAAATGGCCATTGCCGGCGGCATCGGCGCGATCGTGACCGATGTGGATGGCAACGACCCGGTCCTGACCTTTTTCGGCGAGGACCAGGGCCGTTACCTGGTCACGTTGAATCTCGATCCGCAGGGCGACGAAATCGCGGCATTGTGGAAAGAGGCGGAGAGCCTGGGCATCTATGCGCCCTGGATCGGCACCACCGGCGGCAATACTCTCATTCTTGGCGGTGCCAAGCCGGTGGCCGTCGCCGCGCTCGCCCAGGCTCATGAGGACTGGTTCCCCCGCTATATGAACGGCTGA
- a CDS encoding BolA family transcriptional regulator, with amino-acid sequence MAMDATEIERRIKAALPDALIEIRDLAGDGDHYAATVISEQFRGKSRVQQHQMVYAALQGDMGGALHALALQTNVPD; translated from the coding sequence ATGGCCATGGACGCCACAGAAATCGAGCGCCGCATCAAGGCTGCCCTGCCCGATGCCCTGATTGAAATCCGCGATCTCGCCGGCGACGGCGACCATTACGCGGCCACGGTGATTTCCGAACAGTTCCGCGGGAAATCCCGGGTGCAGCAGCACCAGATGGTCTATGCCGCCCTGCAAGGCGATATGGGCGGCGCTTTGCATGCATTGGCCCTGCAGACCAACGTGCCGGACTGA
- a CDS encoding DUF6665 family protein translates to MPGLRDSLDLIRMVRPEAGTSALEHEIMAERANSLGAAEARVRKALEGLSAGADREHWLGEARQAVWAYFVQRELLGFRRHHDVIRDLDIPAEVLNGLGAMPARQK, encoded by the coding sequence ATGCCCGGCCTGCGCGATTCGCTCGATCTCATCCGCATGGTCCGGCCCGAGGCCGGAACGAGTGCCCTCGAACATGAGATCATGGCCGAACGCGCCAATTCGCTCGGCGCCGCCGAGGCCCGGGTAAGAAAGGCCCTCGAGGGCCTGTCGGCCGGCGCGGATCGTGAGCATTGGCTTGGCGAGGCCCGGCAGGCCGTTTGGGCCTATTTCGTGCAACGGGAACTGCTCGGCTTCCGCCGCCACCATGACGTTATCCGCGATCTCGATATTCCGGCCGAAGTGCTGAACGGGCTGGGCGCGATGCCGGCCAGGCAAAAATGA
- a CDS encoding HAD-IA family hydrolase, whose amino-acid sequence MSRAVFFDVDGVLVHGIHHSPTRTRRWDTSLQDDFGIDPARFTEEFIFDVFVKKVVNGQMSVIEALERHLPALGYRGSPMVFLDYWLKKDSVLNQELIDAIRQLKARSDIRLYVATNQEHIRASWLWSQCGLSQIFDDMFHSARAGVRKPDPAYFDFIHRHIGPQNEPPLFFDDTPKVVEGARAHGWEAVLFDTNEQFFDHPWVRQRL is encoded by the coding sequence ATGAGCCGCGCCGTTTTCTTCGATGTCGATGGCGTATTGGTACATGGCATTCACCATAGCCCCACCCGGACGCGGCGCTGGGACACCAGTCTCCAGGACGATTTTGGGATAGACCCGGCGCGCTTCACCGAAGAGTTCATTTTCGACGTTTTCGTCAAGAAAGTCGTGAATGGGCAAATGTCGGTGATCGAGGCGCTTGAACGTCACCTGCCCGCCTTGGGATACCGGGGTTCGCCAATGGTCTTTCTGGATTACTGGCTCAAAAAGGACAGCGTCCTGAATCAGGAATTGATCGACGCGATCAGGCAGCTCAAGGCCAGGTCCGATATTCGTCTTTATGTTGCGACCAACCAGGAACATATCCGCGCCAGCTGGCTATGGTCTCAGTGCGGGCTCAGCCAAATCTTCGATGACATGTTCCATTCCGCGCGCGCCGGCGTCAGGAAGCCCGATCCGGCCTATTTCGATTTCATCCATCGGCATATCGGCCCGCAGAACGAACCGCCGCTCTTCTTCGACGACACGCCCAAAGTGGTGGAGGGCGCCAGAGCGCATGGTTGGGAGGCCGTGTTGTTTGACACCAACGAGCAGTTTTTTGACCATCCCTGGGTGCGACAAAGACTCTAG
- the grxD gene encoding Grx4 family monothiol glutaredoxin, with product MTDINAFIDDKVKNNDVFLFMKGTPDFPQCGFSGQVVQILNYLGVEFDSANVLESDELRDGIKAYANWPTIPQLYVKGEFVGGADITREMFQSGELKTQFEQAGIAIKQSA from the coding sequence ATGACCGATATCAACGCCTTCATCGATGACAAGGTGAAGAACAACGACGTGTTCCTGTTCATGAAAGGCACCCCGGATTTCCCGCAATGCGGCTTTTCCGGCCAGGTCGTTCAGATTCTCAACTATCTCGGCGTCGAGTTCGACAGCGCCAATGTGCTGGAAAGCGATGAATTGCGCGACGGCATCAAGGCCTATGCCAATTGGCCGACCATTCCCCAGCTTTACGTCAAGGGCGAATTCGTGGGCGGCGCCGACATCACCCGGGAAATGTTCCAGTCCGGCGAGCTGAAAACCCAGTTCGAACAGGCCGGCATCGCCATCAAGCAGAGCGCCTGA
- a CDS encoding MFS transporter, giving the protein MAIDTTRPAVPLPLVIIAGCIIAAIGFGTRGSFGLFTLPVTEDLGLTREQWGMAMAIQNLVWGLAQPFAGGMADRYGAGRVLAIGGLVYAAGVLGMAFSPDTLTMTLTAGVVTGIGIAIASFGVVMAAFGRVVPAEKRSFIFGIATAASSAGQFIFAPVGQGFINAFGWQMALVYIAVILLLIVPLSAALRGRAESTPGQADLPFMQALSRAWGFGSYRLLVIGFFVCGFHLAFINVHMPAYLVQCGLSPETGSWTIAVIGLFNIAGSLLSGWLGSRLPKQLLLASIYFLRAIAIAAFLLVPVSEITAYAFAAAMGLLWLSTVPLTAGLVSLFFGPRYMGMLYGIAFLSHQIGSFVGVWLGGYVYDLTGAYDLVWYLGIILGLASAAVHIPINERTDANFALKPA; this is encoded by the coding sequence ATGGCCATTGATACCACGCGTCCCGCCGTCCCGCTCCCGCTCGTCATCATTGCCGGCTGCATCATCGCCGCCATCGGCTTCGGAACGCGGGGCTCGTTCGGCCTCTTCACCTTGCCGGTCACCGAAGACCTGGGGCTGACCCGCGAGCAATGGGGCATGGCCATGGCCATCCAGAACCTTGTCTGGGGCCTGGCCCAGCCTTTCGCCGGCGGCATGGCCGACCGCTATGGTGCCGGGCGGGTTCTGGCCATCGGCGGTCTGGTCTATGCGGCGGGCGTGCTGGGCATGGCATTTTCGCCCGACACCTTGACCATGACCCTCACCGCCGGCGTGGTCACCGGCATCGGCATCGCCATTGCCTCGTTCGGCGTGGTCATGGCCGCCTTTGGCCGTGTCGTGCCAGCGGAAAAGCGCAGCTTCATCTTCGGCATCGCCACCGCCGCCTCGTCGGCCGGGCAGTTCATTTTCGCGCCGGTGGGACAGGGCTTCATCAACGCCTTCGGATGGCAGATGGCGCTGGTCTATATCGCCGTGATCCTGCTGCTGATCGTCCCGCTATCCGCCGCCCTGCGCGGTCGGGCGGAATCCACGCCCGGCCAGGCCGATCTGCCCTTCATGCAGGCCCTGTCGCGGGCCTGGGGCTTCGGGTCCTATCGGCTGCTGGTCATCGGCTTCTTCGTCTGCGGCTTCCATCTGGCCTTCATCAACGTCCACATGCCGGCCTATCTCGTGCAATGCGGGCTGTCGCCGGAAACCGGCTCCTGGACCATTGCCGTGATCGGGCTTTTCAACATTGCCGGCTCGCTGCTCTCGGGCTGGCTCGGCAGCCGGCTGCCCAAGCAATTGCTGCTGGCCTCGATCTATTTCCTGCGCGCCATCGCCATCGCCGCTTTCCTGCTGGTTCCGGTCAGCGAAATCACCGCCTATGCCTTCGCGGCGGCCATGGGTCTGCTCTGGCTGTCCACCGTGCCGCTGACGGCCGGACTGGTGAGCCTGTTCTTCGGACCGCGCTATATGGGCATGCTCTACGGCATCGCCTTCCTCAGTCACCAGATCGGTTCCTTTGTCGGCGTCTGGCTCGGCGGCTATGTCTATGACCTGACCGGCGCCTACGATCTGGTCTGGTATCTCGGCATCATTCTGGGCCTGGCCTCGGCGGCGGTTCATATCCCGATCAACGAACGCACCGACGCCAATTTCGCCCTGAAACCGGCCTGA